A section of the Methanobrevibacter oralis genome encodes:
- a CDS encoding DUF1565 domain-containing protein: protein MPEDSLKKLLNKYPYFLDKREISNFYKSQSVTNNQFKNVYNDLNKCYESFHINKRVLIWREQFEPYNYIMHFVVNYPEMKTIKIYQNETLIHEKTYSENINNNSFFFNYESTTIIEEDDVEAEIIPSDTFIVIVETFNEIIIKKGFPENDTQLNNEFDHDYSLDKFGLLNNIPRKTYITVESDYYPNTEPPFNTQLTEDDYHYMNRILTYTIKLHNIPLPVLELWKTYSIDAVLVNREKLLLKMFNIKQHDFNEETDGKNTQLIVNEWVAEKWEHKDKFCDNALDLGLYFFVIPNTTNPVINQDVAFSFMFLNSLGESIESDYTIDINLNNNLIEVDYDSKNYIANYDILDEANLNHFNFIAKNSLGEIIAEEMIIIRVKGCNNGDWYVNEETGNDNNNGSKNTPFKTLEKAINSVNGLANLIVVEGNVNIVGDVLIKKSCTILGCSNGQITTQFPAFFQIQGAHELQLSLININLKYSTANFFCQHVIFTNQNNEEYNYETVKILKGYSKLTMTLDKDAYSSDEEITINTTLTDENNQEINNAVIKTYVDDELQEMW, encoded by the coding sequence ATGCCAGAAGACAGTTTAAAAAAACTTTTGAATAAATATCCTTATTTTTTAGATAAAAGGGAAATATCAAATTTTTATAAAAGTCAAAGTGTAACTAATAATCAATTTAAAAATGTGTACAATGATTTAAATAAATGTTATGAAAGTTTTCATATAAATAAACGAGTACTAATCTGGAGAGAACAATTTGAACCTTACAATTATATAATGCATTTTGTTGTAAATTATCCTGAAATGAAAACAATAAAAATTTATCAAAATGAGACTCTAATTCATGAAAAAACTTATTCTGAAAATATTAATAATAATTCATTCTTTTTTAATTATGAAAGCACAACAATCATTGAAGAAGATGATGTTGAAGCCGAAATAATTCCGAGTGATACTTTCATAGTTATTGTTGAAACATTTAATGAAATAATTATTAAAAAAGGTTTCCCCGAAAATGATACTCAATTAAATAATGAATTTGATCATGATTATAGTCTTGATAAATTTGGATTACTTAATAACATTCCAAGAAAAACATACATAACAGTAGAAAGTGATTATTATCCAAATACTGAACCTCCTTTTAATACACAATTAACTGAAGATGATTATCATTACATGAATAGAATACTTACTTATACTATTAAATTGCACAACATACCATTACCAGTTTTAGAATTATGGAAAACTTATAGTATTGATGCTGTATTAGTTAATCGTGAAAAATTACTTCTTAAAATGTTTAATATAAAACAACATGATTTTAATGAAGAAACGGATGGTAAAAATACTCAATTAATAGTTAATGAGTGGGTAGCTGAAAAATGGGAGCATAAAGATAAATTTTGTGATAATGCTTTGGATTTAGGATTGTATTTCTTTGTCATTCCAAACACAACTAATCCTGTGATTAATCAAGATGTTGCTTTTTCATTCATGTTTTTAAATAGTTTAGGTGAATCGATAGAATCAGATTACACTATTGATATTAATTTAAATAATAATCTTATTGAAGTAGATTATGATAGTAAAAATTATATTGCAAACTATGATATTTTAGATGAAGCAAATTTAAATCATTTTAATTTCATTGCTAAAAACAGTTTAGGTGAGATTATAGCTGAAGAAATGATTATTATACGAGTAAAAGGTTGTAATAATGGAGATTGGTATGTTAATGAAGAAACTGGAAATGATAATAATAATGGATCTAAAAATACTCCGTTTAAAACATTAGAAAAAGCAATAAATAGTGTTAATGGTTTAGCTAATCTTATTGTTGTTGAAGGAAATGTTAATATAGTGGGGGATGTTTTAATTAAAAAATCCTGTACTATTTTGGGTTGTTCAAATGGACAAATAACAACTCAATTCCCAGCTTTTTTCCAAATTCAAGGAGCTCATGAATTACAATTATCATTAATTAATATTAATTTAAAATATTCCACAGCCAATTTTTTTTGTCAACATGTTATTTTCACGAATCAAAATAATGAAGAATACAATTATGAAACCGTGAAAATATTAAAAGGATACTCAAAACTCACAATGACTTTAGACAAAGACGC